Proteins from one Prosthecobacter sp. genomic window:
- a CDS encoding PVC-type heme-binding CxxCH protein → MISRLALIFVCSIGFARASQPNSVADLPDANPDAELKSFVVPEGLEVNLFAAEPMIQKPVQMNWDAQGRLWVVTSSTYPHIKPGEEAKDQVVVLEDTDGDGKADKSTTFADGLHIPTALAPGDGGLYVANSTEVLFLKDTNGDLKADERTILLSGFGTEDTHHLLHTMRWGPEGMLYFNQSIYIHTHMETPHGIRRLMGGGIWEFRPETRRAEIISKGLVNPWGFEFDRWGQSFACDGAGGEGVNFIFPGSVFSTSPGAKRILHGLSPGQPKQCGLEIIEDPHFPEDWQGTFVLNDFRGNRVNRFKLTASGSSYIAKQMPDVLASTHRAFRPIDVKMGPDGALYIADWYNPIIQHGEVDFRDARRDHEHGRIWRVTAKGRPLSAKPKIAGAATGELLEMLKSDRNYVRRFAKRELRDQGAAKVVPEIDAWAAKLDVTKLEDAHALLEAAWAREGVNAFSAKLWRPLVEHGDARIRAAALRILSHRWKELPDAMKVLEKAVTDENAQVRLWALAVLADMRTPGGISVALKVLDQPMDEPLDFLLELTCREQADIWMPLVANGKLKLDERPKHLVYAMKSTGRSDALPPLFAALKSGKLSVEDAAAVLGMAGDAADAAQAKVLSDMVNDAAMGAYYIGLQDALVKAATDRKIIPEGAKDTVMAWFDRPEPHVVHRAAILAGLWKVEPAREKLVALLTDAKTIPAIRDGATRGLTALGGVKTRDLFDKLFMESTDGGLRGLMIDGLTTVGPQLAAKRAVEFLAKAEVEAAKPVLTAFLKNKQLPGVLAKELAGKTIPDLVAVEGIRMVTSRGIQGPLADALKTAGGVKQMDKPLTGPEMAALVEKVKKNGDPARGEAVYRRQQLLCMTCHAIGESGGVLGPNLVSIGASAPVDYLIESMLEPSKKIKEGYHMVIVSKKDGGVVSGGLVNDGVEELTIRDPANQIVKVAKAAIASRQMSPVSMMPPGMTASLREDEFVDLVRFLSELGREGAYKTQPNRYVRTWKAMGKMEQKDIDHVRHVGSFALNDEKYAYPWQIAFSQVNGDLPLADLPAAQKMYPWFPKIVQFGLKLDSAGRVKLGFSVVKGIVVAVDGAELKELNPQQDLDLAAGTHRISVLVTRDAGDAAGLRVEILDGAAVAVP, encoded by the coding sequence ATGATCTCCCGCCTTGCCCTCATTTTTGTTTGTTCGATTGGTTTTGCACGCGCTTCGCAGCCGAATTCCGTCGCCGATTTGCCGGATGCGAATCCAGATGCGGAGTTGAAGTCGTTTGTGGTGCCGGAGGGCCTGGAGGTGAACCTGTTCGCAGCGGAGCCGATGATTCAGAAGCCGGTGCAGATGAACTGGGATGCCCAGGGCAGGCTGTGGGTGGTGACGAGTTCGACGTATCCGCACATCAAGCCGGGCGAGGAGGCGAAGGACCAAGTCGTGGTGCTGGAAGATACGGATGGCGATGGCAAGGCGGACAAATCGACAACGTTCGCGGACGGGCTGCACATTCCAACGGCGCTGGCGCCGGGTGATGGCGGTCTGTATGTGGCGAACTCGACGGAGGTGTTGTTTTTGAAGGACACGAACGGTGATCTGAAGGCGGATGAGCGCACGATCTTGCTCAGCGGCTTTGGCACGGAGGACACGCATCATCTGCTGCACACGATGCGCTGGGGGCCGGAGGGGATGCTGTATTTTAACCAGTCGATCTACATCCACACGCACATGGAGACGCCGCATGGCATCCGCCGGCTGATGGGCGGTGGCATTTGGGAATTCCGGCCGGAGACGCGTCGGGCGGAGATCATCAGCAAAGGGCTGGTGAATCCATGGGGCTTTGAATTTGATCGCTGGGGCCAGAGTTTCGCGTGTGATGGGGCGGGCGGTGAAGGGGTGAATTTTATTTTTCCAGGCTCGGTGTTTTCCACGTCGCCGGGAGCGAAGCGGATTTTGCACGGACTCAGTCCAGGGCAGCCGAAGCAGTGCGGGCTGGAGATCATCGAAGATCCGCATTTTCCGGAGGACTGGCAGGGGACGTTTGTGTTGAACGACTTCCGTGGCAATCGCGTGAACCGTTTCAAGCTGACGGCGAGCGGGAGCAGCTACATCGCGAAGCAGATGCCAGATGTGCTGGCGAGTACGCATCGTGCGTTTCGTCCCATCGACGTGAAGATGGGACCGGATGGAGCGCTTTATATCGCCGACTGGTACAATCCGATCATCCAGCATGGCGAGGTGGATTTCCGTGATGCGCGGCGTGATCATGAGCATGGCCGCATCTGGCGGGTGACGGCGAAGGGCCGTCCGTTGAGCGCGAAGCCGAAGATTGCGGGCGCGGCGACGGGTGAGTTGCTGGAGATGCTGAAAAGTGACCGCAATTATGTGCGGCGCTTTGCGAAGCGTGAGCTGCGGGATCAAGGCGCGGCGAAGGTGGTGCCGGAGATCGATGCGTGGGCGGCGAAGCTGGATGTGACGAAGCTTGAGGATGCGCATGCGCTGCTCGAAGCGGCATGGGCACGCGAGGGCGTGAATGCATTTTCGGCGAAGCTGTGGCGGCCACTGGTGGAGCATGGTGATGCACGGATTCGTGCGGCGGCGCTGCGGATTTTGAGCCATCGCTGGAAGGAACTGCCGGATGCGATGAAGGTGCTGGAGAAAGCCGTGACGGATGAGAATGCGCAGGTGCGCCTGTGGGCGCTGGCGGTGCTGGCGGACATGCGCACGCCCGGAGGGATCAGTGTGGCGCTAAAGGTGCTCGATCAGCCGATGGATGAGCCGCTCGACTTTTTATTGGAACTGACCTGTCGCGAGCAGGCGGACATCTGGATGCCTTTGGTGGCGAATGGCAAGCTGAAGCTGGACGAGCGTCCGAAGCACCTGGTGTATGCGATGAAGAGCACGGGACGCAGCGATGCGCTGCCACCGTTGTTTGCAGCGCTGAAGAGCGGCAAGTTGAGCGTTGAAGACGCAGCGGCGGTGCTCGGCATGGCCGGTGATGCGGCCGATGCGGCGCAGGCGAAGGTTTTGAGCGACATGGTCAATGATGCGGCGATGGGGGCTTACTACATCGGGTTGCAGGACGCGCTGGTGAAGGCGGCGACGGATCGCAAAATCATTCCGGAAGGGGCCAAGGATACCGTGATGGCGTGGTTTGACCGCCCCGAGCCGCATGTGGTGCATCGTGCGGCGATTTTGGCGGGACTTTGGAAGGTGGAGCCAGCGCGTGAGAAGTTGGTGGCGCTGCTGACCGACGCGAAAACGATCCCGGCGATCCGTGATGGAGCGACGCGCGGCCTGACGGCACTCGGCGGGGTGAAGACGCGGGATTTGTTCGACAAGCTGTTCATGGAATCGACCGACGGCGGCCTGCGAGGTCTCATGATCGACGGTTTGACCACCGTGGGGCCGCAACTGGCGGCGAAGCGCGCGGTGGAGTTTTTGGCGAAGGCCGAGGTGGAGGCTGCGAAGCCGGTTTTGACGGCGTTTTTGAAGAACAAGCAGCTTCCGGGCGTGCTGGCGAAGGAACTGGCCGGCAAGACGATTCCTGACCTCGTGGCGGTCGAAGGCATTCGCATGGTGACCTCACGCGGCATTCAAGGACCTCTGGCCGATGCGTTGAAAACCGCAGGCGGGGTGAAGCAGATGGACAAGCCGCTCACCGGGCCGGAAATGGCCGCTTTGGTCGAAAAAGTGAAGAAGAACGGCGACCCAGCTCGCGGCGAGGCGGTTTACCGCCGCCAGCAACTTTTGTGCATGACCTGCCACGCGATTGGCGAGTCGGGCGGGGTGCTGGGGCCGAATCTGGTGAGCATTGGAGCCAGCGCACCGGTGGATTATCTGATCGAAAGCATGTTGGAGCCGAGCAAGAAGATCAAAGAGGGCTACCACATGGTCATCGTCAGCAAAAAGGACGGCGGAGTCGTCTCCGGCGGCCTCGTGAACGACGGCGTGGAAGAGTTGACGATTCGTGACCCGGCCAATCAGATCGTCAAAGTGGCCAAAGCGGCCATCGCCAGCCGCCAGATGAGCCCGGTGAGCATGATGCCGCCTGGCATGACCGCCAGCCTGCGAGAGGACGAATTCGTCGATCTGGTGCGCTTTCTGTCCGAACTGGGCCGGGAAGGGGCCTACAAGACGCAGCCGAATCGTTATGTCCGCACTTGGAAAGCCATGGGCAAGATGGAGCAGAAGGACATCGATCATGTGCGCCATGTGGGCAGCTTTGCGCTGAACGACGAAAAATACGCGTATCCGTGGCAAATCGCGTTCAGCCAGGTGAATGGCGACTTGCCGCTGGCCGATTTGCCTGCGGCACAAAAAATGTACCCATGGTTTCCAAAAATCGTGCAGTTTGGCCTCAAGCTGGACAGTGCCGGGAGGGTGAAACTGGGCTTTAGTGTGGTGAAGGGAATCGTTGTCGCGGTGGATGGCGCGGAACTGAAGGAACTGAATCCGCAACAGGATCTTGATTTGGCCGCTGGAACACACCGAATCAGCGTGTTGGTGACGCGAGATGCCGGAGATGCGGCGGGTTTGCGGGTGGAAATCCTAGATGGTGCCGCTGTGGCAGTGCCGTGA